Part of the Pyricularia oryzae 70-15 chromosome 3, whole genome shotgun sequence genome, TCTTTTGCGCCTCGGCGACGTGGAGGAAGCGGCTGTTTGAGGCATGGAAGAGGGCGATGCCAAACGGCAGGTAGAGTCCCATGACCCAGAACTCGGCGTGGTCGGGCACGTATGCGCCGATGGAGAGGCCCAGCTGGCAGCTGAGCCAGTACAGGTGGAGCAGAGTGACGGCGCCGAACGAGAGACCCAGGCCGCGGATCTTGAGCACCGGCATGCGGCGGTTCTTGAACAGGAAGATCATGCCGCCGAGGACTAGCACCGTCCAGAATCCTCCCCAGACGAGCCAAAAGACGGCGACCGGATCAAAGTTGGGGCTCGGCGGGGGTAGGGCTGCCTCGGGGGCATTTGCTGCCGTGGAGTTTTCCATTATGAGGTGTGAGCCgttgttgatgttgatgtTTAGAATTGGCCATGCGTTCGCGGTGAGGAAGGCTTGAGGCTACTACTCTTAGTTGAGGACGTGGATTGTGTTTATATCTTGACTGTTGAGTTGATGCCAAGTAAAAGCTTGTGACAAGCTGCAGCACCTACCCCTGACTTTTCGTGATATCCATGGGGACCGTTTGGCGCATTCTTGTGATGATTAAGACTACATAGATATGGAAGATGCCGACTACTGGAGGGCTGCAGATCCCTCTATTCAAACGTGACGAGAACCCTTAGCTCAGCTCAGGCATTGAAATGCTTCTGTTGGAAATGATCAGGTTATTGGACTACCCCGTGCGCCAGACTGTCGATCCCTTCTACGAACTAACAACTTACAAGTGGCGGAGTACAGCCTTGAGAGTTTGTCTTTGCAGATCTTCTGCAAAGCGTGTCTTGACTCTTGTGTCTCACTGAAAGACGCAGCCAAGCCTTTGAGGGTACGCTAACGGTGACTCGGCGGAGATTTGGGAAGAGGGTTGACCATCGGACAAGTCCCAAGACAACCTAAATTCCGGGCTAGTGTCAGATGTGAAATGTTTGTTCTCAAACACCTTGGGCACTTTTTAGCCCGGGTATCTGTTGGTGGACCGTTTCCGTTCAGGGCAAGAGATCGGCACTAGAACCAGAATATCTACCAACGGGTATGGGGAACGCCTTACCCATCCATGGGGTATGGAGGGAAGGCTCACAAAGTTCAGTCTAGGAGCTAGCAGGACTAGCCTAGCCGCGGTTCACCGGAAGATGCACAAAAGTACCCGATTTGTTGCTATCCTTTGAGTGATTGGTTGATCGAGCTGCAATTAGCTTCATGGCACAATGTCGGCCAAATATCACACTTTGAAGTCTCTACCGGTAGGGTGTCTTCAGTAAGCATCAACAGCGTGATCCTACTATTCCGGGTCTATTTCTGGATCATGTGTCTGAGTAACTGACACCTACCAAGAAGCTTCCTAGAATTGTTTGTTTGGATGTGGCTGACAAGCCCCTGATGAATGCGTTTCTCTCTTGGTTATACTTTGTCGCTGCATATACCTTGGATGCCTCAGGAAGTATCAAAGTATCTACACAATTGGATATCAACACACCAGGCACCAAACGGTCGCCTTCACTATGCTTGCCACATCAGTTACAAGTTGTTGCCTCACGGTGAATGCGCCTCACTTCTTACTTCCAAGCTAGGCTACGCTAGATGATTCTGATGAAACTTGACTTCTCTGGAATTGATCAAGTTGTATCCAGGAAAAGACGTTTCTCTCATCAGACTGTCGTAAAAGTAAGCATGGCAGCATGTCGACGAGATCAAAATGACTGGCCTGCCTTAGTATACCGTAGACACCCAAGTGCCCGCTGTCCCGCTGTCATGTACGCAAGGTACGTACGATTAAGCAGGTACCCAACGTAAGTGTGACGACATCAAATAGACCACTTTCCCCGCGGCGTCAAGCCTGCACAATTGACGGCgccccggcaaaataaaTCGGCAACTAGATGCCTACCTTGGGCATTATTGGATTTCCAAACAAGCCTGACACTTTTCACAGCACATTTCTTGAAACGACCTAGGAAACAATCTCACAAGATATTCATCACGACGACTATCGACCAGATCGTCATTCGACTCATTCCCAGCTCGGTCAAACTTGACATCTCACCATCAATCACATCGAAAATGACAACCCTCCGCGGCCACTGCGTCTGCGGACAGGTAGCCTACAGCGTCGAGCTCGACTCGGCCGAGGATGCAAGGACATCGCTGTGCCACTGCACTAGCTGCAAGCGGGCTTTCGGGACGGAGAATGGCGTGACGACCAAGGTGAGTGGCTTGCTCTGTGAAATCGGCCACTAGtaatcagaaaaaagaaaaaaagaaaaaaaaaaaaaaaaagcagacgGCGTCAATCCCCATGACTGACATGTCACATAACCCTACACAACTCGCACAGGTCCCTGTTCAAGGCTTCACCTACACTCGGGGTACACCAAAACAGCACAAGCAGACGGGCAACGGCGTGATTCGGGAATTTTGTGGCGACTGCGGCGCGTACCTCTGCGAGTATGGAGAAGCGGCCGCGGAGAAATTTCGCTACGTCGCCTGGGGCAGTTTTGACGACCAGGATCGCGACAAGGTCCCTCCAAAGGGGGAATTCTTCTGTTCGCAGCGGGATGGTTGGATGCCGGAGGTGCCTGGAGTTTTTCACAAGCAAGAGATAAAGGAGTGAGTTTTGAGGGCTAGAATGCATGGAACACATTCAACAATTGTCTCTACTTATCAACCTTACCTAGGGTGCAATCAGAGTGCTGTCTTGGTCTTGTCGACCATTCGAGTTATTCCCTCACTCTTGCCGTATCACGTCAGCATCTTCTCTGCATCTCGGCACCACTTGACGTCTACCAAGGCCGTCCTGGTCAATGGAAACATAGTCCAGATCAGCAGTGGCACAATTGGCCTGCATATTCTGCAGCGATTTGTACCCTATTGCGGGTTACAGACTGCCAAAACGCAATGCATCTCAACATGCACAAAACAGGTAGCCCTTCGTGCAACACATCTTTTTGAATCGAGGCGTCTGCATACTTTCCCTCTACTGAATTTGCACGCAGAGGCGGCGACATTTGCGCGCctcaaaaaaagcaaaatgaGACATAATCTGCCCAGATAATTCTAGGTCCCTCATCCCCGGCATGGGCATCTTGCATCTTGAGCCCACGACAGCCGCCAGATTCCCCAGAGGAAACTTGCAGCAACCGGCTGGGTCGAGACGTATCATGAAGTCTATCGTGGCCGGCAGTTCATCTCAGAATCCAGGAATGGCATGAAATACGACGACTCGAATATGCCAACTTGACGCAAGCTGACAAAATGCCAACCGCCGTCTCAAAGTACCATCCTCGCCGGGCCGGGTGCACAGTACGACAGGAGTGGAAGCGGCGGTTCGCCCACACCATAGACCACCTGCGCAGGTCGGCCTTCCtccaaaggaaaaaaacggTAGAGCGGGAGACACGAGGATAAGCTTTCCATCTATAACACAAACTCGGCCTTGAATTGTTCGATTGGCTGAAATCCATAACAAAACAGGTGTGTCAGTCGCCGGCGTCGAAAGACCTCCAACGTCCCAAGGCTGTCTTCTGCATTCACCAACGCCTGACCGCCGAGCTCGATTCAGTCTGGCCGACCCTCCGACCAGCAGACCCCACCCCGAACCGTAGGGAGGATGCTCATAATTCCGACCGGAGCGCTGGCTGGCGACGGCAAGGCGTTGAATATCTCGTCGCGTATAGCCGCGGCCGCGCATGTGTCTGGCATGAGCCTGACGAGGCGGAATTGTTTATCGGTTGGTGGTTGTGGTTCGCGGTTGAGGATGGAGCTGTTTGACTGCCGAAGTGGCGGCGGTCAGACAGATTACTTCGTAGGTTCTTGTGAGTGAGGTCTAGGAAAGCTGTGGTTAAGTATCTGGTTGACAACTTCCTGTACATCCGATGTCCTATGGCTCCATGTTACAAAGCCAGCAACAGCAAGCATACCAACAGAAGTTTGCCAAGCAATCCGGAAAAGGTCATAGACATTATGGACAATCGCAGGCATGCAAACGAGACAATGTCCTTGTCTTCATCAGATATTAGTACATAGGGAACAATATTACACGAAAGACCTGACGGGAGGCCGTCATCTAATCCTTGACAAAATCGTTCAGACCCTTGGCGTCCTCAAACTTGACCTTACCATCCTTGCCAACGCTCGCAACATGGATGCCTGTAATCTTGCCGCGCGTAACCTCGGGCGCTTCCACAGTGGGCTCGGGCTTCGTGGCCAGTTCGACCGCGCGCGCGGCAACGCCAGCCTCGCTGTCGGCAATCTCGTTGACGTCGTCGTTGCTGAGCACGTCGGTGATGCGAACGCCTCTGCTAGACATCAGAATCGTCGCAGGGCCACGGAACTGCAGGAAAAGCCTGTCGCCCCGGATGgacctcctcgtcgctgTTCGAAGGCCAAATAGAGCGCGGGCGACCGTCTTGTACAAATCCGTGTCGCGCATTGCGGTCATAAAGTTGGATAGACGGGTCGGTACCAATGTGGTCATGAAGTTGGTCATCGACGCCGGGAGGGCGGGGATCTGCACCCTCAGTGGGCTAGAGCTGCGTAGTCGGAACGGCAGCGGGGGGTTCTTGTCGATCGAGTACGCCGTGACGTGGCTCGGGTGGAGGACAATctcctcgccctcggccaGCGTCACCTGGTACACCTGTCCCGGGCTCGAGAGCGCAGCCAAGCCCCTGCCCGTCAGGTGTGTGCTTCCCCAATGCGCGACCGACAGACCGCGCTGGATGCGGGGAGAAGGAACGAGGGTGTGACCGGTCCATGCGAGGAGAGCGTTGCGCTGGGTTACCATCCAGTCGGTCGTACCGTCCAGGTGGAGGATCGAGAAGGTGGTGTTGGGCGAGGCGGTGCCGATCAATGCGGTTATGGGCGTCGTAGATGTTATGCGCTGGTAGAGGAACGGAACGCCGAGGAGGGCGCGGCGGAGGGGCGAGAGGAGGGATAGCGTTGATTGAGCCTGCAGTGGACGTCAGTCAGAGAATGCGTGATATCAGCGCCTCGAGGTGACATGCTTGTTCTTACATTTTCGACTTTGCCGGCAACCGAAACTAGGGTACCTCTTCTTGTGTAGAGCTTCTGGGAAGGCGAGAGGCTGACAGAAAGCAACGAGTATGGCGATCCGAGTACTTCAAAGCTGGCGTCTGAAACAGCTGTCAGTACTAAACATTGATCACATGAATGATCTCAATGGCTTACCCGCAGTATCTCTCCTTGTATGGGCCTGGCCGGGAGCTCCCAGTAAATCCCCGCCATTTTTGGGAGTGATGGTCGAGGGCGCAGCCGAGATCTGGATGGCACGGCATTGCCGACAGACGAATCGAGGCCGTAGCCTGGGCCTTGATGCCGGCGTCGACCGTATGATAGTCGATGCTCGCATGACTGGTGTGTGGCGCTGTGTTGCGACCCGAGACCAAGGTCGAACTCACATGTGCAAAAATATTGCGGCCAATGCCGTCACCAACCGGCTTCGAGTGCATGAACATTGGATGCTCACGTGACCAGCCAATTGCACGCGAATCGCCAGTGGGCACAGATCACAAAACGAACCAGGTTGCCGCTAGCAACGTCCTGGTTGGCAAGGGGAACCTACCAATTAACCGAACCAACCGAATTTCAATTGGCTTTAATCTCAGGTGCGCGCTATTGAAGCTCTGACCAACGACACTTCCTTCGAATATTGATTCTGTACATTCATTTGAATTGGCGACAGGACGTGAGCGCGTTGGCTTCTTTCCTTGATCGGTCGTTGTCTTTCTTCATCTCTATGGTTCCTTAGTTGGCATCAGTGCAATGTCGGTTCGCGTCGTGGCCAGGATAAGACCTCTCCTCGAGAAGGAGCTCGAGAAGGATATCATCGTTCGACCTCACGGACAAGAAGGGAAACAACCGAATGTCGTCAAGATCCCGAGCCCGAAGAATCCATCCGAGGAGTTTTCTTTCACCTTCAACAGCGTCTACGATCTGGAGACTTCACAGGAGACTCTGTTTACATCCGAGGGTTGGTTGAGGCGCATCACCTATAATATGCCACGTATTGACACTTGCTTTTAGTTGCTCCTCACGTCAAATCCCTCTTCCAAGGTCTCGATGTCACGATTTTCGCGTATGGCGTCACCGGCACCGGAAAGACGCACACGATGCGCGGTGGCCTTCGACTGGCAGAACGCGGCGTGATCCCTCGTCTGTTGTCAGCCGTGTTCCGCCGCGGCAAGAAGATTATGAAGGACTCGGACGGCGAAACTACGGTTGACGTGGCGCTGTCATACTACGAAATTTACAACGACAAGGTCTTTGACTTGCTCGAGCCCCCAGAGAAGCGAACCCCGTCAGGCTTGCCTCTGCGCGAGGCCAACAACAAAACCTACGTCGTTGGCTTGTCTGAGCGTCAATGCGTTGACCTCAAGGACTTTGAAAACCTCTACATCGAGGCAAACAACAATCGTGTCACGGCAGCTACTAAATTGAACGCTCATAGCAGTCGCAGTCATGCTATTCTTCGCGTCAAGGTCACCCAAACCACTGGGGACACGGTCAAGGAGAGCACAGCCTCTGCCATCGATCTTGCCGGATCAGAAGACAACCGGCGCACAGACAATGGCAAGGAGCGCCTGGTGGAATCTGCGGCAATCAACAAGAGTCTGTTTGTTCTTTCGCAGTGTGTCGACGCCATATCTCGTGGCGAGAAGCGCATCCCGTACCGAGAATCCAAGATGACACGTATTTTGTCCTTGGGACAGAACAACGGCATCACCATCATGATCCTCAACCTTTCGCCCATGCGTGCGTATCATCTCGATACTCTTAGCAGTCTGAATGTCAGCTCGCGTGCCAAACGAATCGAGGTCCGTGAGATCGAGAACGAGGTTGTCTACAAGCAGTTCCCTCGTACCAACTCTGGTGGCCCTGCCCTAGGGAGGCAGCCTTTGCGACCACTTGCCAATGCCCACAACACGGCCGCCATCTCCAAGCCCGGCTCTACCTCTGCTGCCGACAAGCCAGAGAAGGAGAAGCCTACAAAATTGTTTAGCGTCTACAAAAGCCCAGCGCCTGCAAAGCCTCCCAAGCCCGCCGCGCTCGCCTTGACCAAGCCCACCACAGCCAACATGTCGATGCCTCGCGCGAAAGCAGCGCCTGTCAGCCCGACGAAGCGCAAGCCCGAAAATACGGAATCGAACCTCAGCATCCCGCGCCCTTCAAAGCTGATTCGCCCTACTCAGATTGTCCCGAGGCAGCTGCTTGCCTCGACAGTGCCATCGTTTCCGTCAATGACCGCAGAGCAGATTGAGGCCATGGTTGAGCGCAAGGTCGCCGAGGTTCTCGCTGCGCGTGCGGCTGCCGAAACGCAAGCCGCACCTGCAGAACCTCCCAAGGAGATCAGCGAGGCCGTTCAGAAACGACTGGACGAACTGGAGAGGAAAATTGCCGACAGCAACCGTGACGACGATGGGCCCCAGGGTCTTCGCCTCATCTTGCAGGCTCGCCAATGCAAGGAACAAGGCGATGAGGAGGGTGCCCTCCACGCTTACGAGGAGGCATTGCGCTTCTTCCCAGGGCAGGCCAAGCTTCTCCGCAAGATCCAGAAGCAAAAGACGATCCTAGGCATTGTGGACGATGAAGAACCGCAGGCGCGCGTAAAACCCGCCCGCGCGACAAGCACGGATAGCGATTTTCACGGTACCGACGGGGACGTGGACGACGATGGCGACAGCCTCGCAGAGGAAAAGACGGCGCGCGCGCCACGCAAAAAGAAGCAGCCCCGTAGGGCTTTGGCGTCTGATGCTGAATGCCCGGAGCATCTTACTCCTCGCAAGAAGCAGCTCCTCGACATTGTCAACTCGCGCAACACCGAGTTGATCATGAGCCTGACAGGGTTCGGAGCCAAGAAGGCGCGCGATTTGGTCGAGAACCTTGCGCTGCTTGCCGTGGATGGTGACAGCGCACCGCAGATTAGCAGCTTGGCGGAGCTGCGGGCAGTCCCTGGAATGGGTGGGCGAACCGTGGACAGGGCCTACGAGGGGCTTGCATCCGAGACTGTCACGGCGTAAAGCTTTTGCTACATCGGTCTTTGAATATGGGAGTTTGGCATGGTCATCTCAATTGCATTGGCGAGGCGTTTATTGGGCAGCATTTTTTATTTCTGCTGCGTATTGCTATTTTATACTATTTATTCACTTTGCGTTATTCCCCTTGCACTCGAATGTGCAATCGATtcctttatttttattcGCATTCCTTAGCTGGCGATAGATGTGGTTATGACAACAGGCTACGTGGCTAATGGATTAATTTGCTTCTCTGGACTACTGCAAGCTCTTTTACGGGTTATTACTATTCAAATCTCACAATTCGATGCCTTGGAGCTATCCTACCTAAGGATGTTTGGTGACGGGTTACGGGCGGGATCAGAACTAGCCAAGCGAGATTAAATATTGCCATTCACAACGAGGGATCGCGCCTTCCATAACCGCCAGACGAGCCACGGTTGTCAACAGCGAGCGAGTGGGTTCTCGCCATCCGCCCTTATGGCTCAGTGGTAGAGCGCATCACTAGTAATCCACCACCAGTTGGTTCATTACACCCaatgatgaggtcctaggtTCGATCCCTGGTGAGGGCAACCATTCAGCAGCTGAACATCCTCGTTCAGTGTCCCTACTTTTGTACTTTGATATTTCTGCTTGCGTTTCCATTTTATCGTCTCGTCTGGTTTGTTATATTTTTGGATATGCAGGCACCCAAGCACAAAGTTTGCACTTAAAAACAACATCCACAAACCGGCTAATGTTCAAGAAGACCTGGCAGTTTATGCCCGTGCGGACCTTGACCTCCACGCACTCAAGCCAGCTAGCTCACAAGCTCTAATACGGCCGGTCTCGAGTCAAACATGCGCTGACCTTTGAGTGGCATCACTCAATTGTGCGTctgtgcaaaaaaaaaaaaaaaaaaaaaaaaaaaaaaacagacccAAGCGAGAAACCGTCTGCATGCAACTCTGACATTCCACCCCTTTCCCAGAGAAAACGGTCGTGCCTCCGCGGCTCAACCCCCCACCCTACTGTCGATAAGCGCCAGTCATTTTCATGCCGTTGGTGACCCTATGCGTTGTCCCTACCGCCCCGCCCCGCCCCGTTCAGGCACGGCAGCAGGAATCCGGCGGTCTGGTTCGGGGGGGAGAAGCGGCCTGGCCGCGTCGCCTTTGGTTGTGCACCGCCAGATTGGGTCGCTAACAACCGGCACCGTCGTGCACTGCAGGGTGCAGGAAGCAAGGCAGCCAAGGTGTCGACTGAGCAAGGATATAATATTTTTTGGGTATTCTTTTTGCCTCCCTGCGGTGACGTTGCAGTTCGCTCTGGCTGCAAGCGAGCATGGAAGGTGGTTTATGCGTTGATAAGCCTGCAGTtcgcttcttttttcttcttctcaggGGCATCTTTTGGATATGAGCTCCGTTTGGTGCGGGGGGCTTGTATGATGTCCTGGGTGTTCGTTTTTCCTCAATCATCTCTTCCGTCTCGGTTGGATACGTTGCTGTGGCCGTTGAAGACGCTCCTCAAAATCCACAGCCGCTCGTTTAATTCACGATTCATTTTCATCCAACAGTTTTCCCCTTCTACCTTCCGTCACGGATACATCGGCCCAAACGCTGCGCCGCATCAGCTAGAGTATCCCGTATGTAGAATCCCAAGGCTTTGGGTCGGAGTTTCTTCTTCACTTTTAGACAtagactcttttttttttttttatagttagcttctttctttttggttcATCACATACAGCACCACAGCATGCATCGTACGACATATCGTCACAACTGCATGCCTGTCTCGCCTACCGTTCCCTCGGAACAGATTTTGGGCTAAATAATTCTGGGGCCAAACAATGTGGGTTAGAGGGCCAGACTGCTGGGAACGGGTCAAGTGGATGAGTATGCTGGT contains:
- a CDS encoding kinesin-II 95 kDa subunit is translated as MSVRVVARIRPLLEKELEKDIIVRPHGQEGKQPNVVKIPSPKNPSEEFSFTFNSVYDLETSQETLFTSEVAPHVKSLFQGLDVTIFAYGVTGTGKTHTMRGGLRLAERGVIPRLLSAVFRRGKKIMKDSDGETTVDVALSYYEIYNDKVFDLLEPPEKRTPSGLPLREANNKTYVVGLSERQCVDLKDFENLYIEANNNRVTAATKLNAHSSRSHAILRVKVTQTTGDTVKESTASAIDLAGSEDNRRTDNGKERLVESAAINKSLFVLSQCVDAISRGEKRIPYRESKMTRILSLGQNNGITIMILNLSPMRAYHLDTLSSLNVSSRAKRIEVREIENEVVYKQFPRTNSGGPALGRQPLRPLANAHNTAAISKPGSTSAADKPEKEKPTKLFSVYKSPAPAKPPKPAALALTKPTTANMSMPRAKAAPVSPTKRKPENTESNLSIPRPSKLIRPTQIVPRQLLASTVPSFPSMTAEQIEAMVERKVAEVLAARAAAETQAAPAEPPKEISEAVQKRLDELERKIADSNRDDDGPQGLRLILQARQCKEQGDEEGALHAYEEALRFFPGQAKLLRKIQKQKTILGIVDDEEPQARVKPARATSTDSDFHGTDGDVDDDGDSLAEEKTARAPRKKKQPRRALASDAECPEHLTPRKKQLLDIVNSRNTELIMSLTGFGAKKARDLVENLALLAVDGDSAPQISSLAELRAVPGMGGRTVDRAYEGLASETVTA